From Tubulanus polymorphus chromosome 9, tnTubPoly1.2, whole genome shotgun sequence, a single genomic window includes:
- the LOC141911043 gene encoding uncharacterized protein LOC141911043: MKLVLCISALCCLVLMAQGQRAGSPLLVYQCKGSDKANAAHKTHGYKACFDGQPSIHEAAHATEAGYMNLLGRPCGLGAGGDQHVAVIMKGKANGINYVLRDCVEAMKCDDDAYKYNVAEAKTGFENDIKTHAYAVLTGATSVPAASQVATVETPVCCDESDWCNSATASRMSVATLVVTLAAAVISRI; encoded by the exons atgaagttagttttatgTATCTCCGCCCTCTGCTGCCTCGTTCTGATGGCGCAAG gacaACGCGCGGGTTCTCCACTTTTAGTATACCAGTGTAAGGGCTCCGATAAGGCCAATGCTGCCCATAAAACACACGGGTATAAGGCATGCTTTGATGGACAACCGTCGATACACGAGGCAGCTCACGCCACCGAAGCCGGCTATATGAACTTGCTCGGTAGACCATGTGGTCTTGGTGCTGGTGGTGATCAACACGTAGCCGTA ATTATGAAAGGCAAGGCTAATGGTATCAATTACGTGCTACGAGACTGTGTAGAAGCCATGAAATGCGATGACGACGCTTACAAGTATAACGTGGCCGAGGCGAAGACAGGCTTCGAGAACGATATAAAAACCCACGCCTACGCCGTTCTAACAGGAGCAACGTCAGTCCCAGCAGCCTCTCAAGTAGCCACTGTAGAAACCCCCGTGTGTTGCGATGAGAGTGACTGGTGCAACAGCGCTACTGCGTCACGGATGTCCGTAGCGACGCTCGTCGTTACCTTAGCGGCGGCCGTAATCAGCAGAATTTAG
- the LOC141911026 gene encoding uncharacterized protein LOC141911026, with translation MYERLGAHVLPSTFNKMAWKLLVIRGLKIGTVILLLVTVYHLLTGNTRQSLQRIFVTVEMDDVVEDVLLDDVDYDVKKHKVEPGYVVPNIMHYTWYDTRPERLRFRFHHLISMLSAYKYNKPQAIYLWYEIMPRGPIWREALERIPVLHPIYRKGPAEIFGNQIRTPEHQSDLVRLETVLRYGGIYTDLDIIVLKSMAPLRKFNTTLGKEEDDKLCNGVIIGTRQAKFLKIWYKHYQTFDDKVWGYHSVQLPAILAEKYPALVHVEETSLHRPNWRPENRRYLYEQGLFFNYSQNYAVHLYYRWYNYDHNAEDIKTLDSTLGRIFRQVYYGSPDLMGIPKNVSIPTRVDALLPG, from the exons ATGTACGAGAGACTTGGTGCGCATGTATTGCCTTCAACATTCAACAAG ATGGCTTGGAAATTGCTGGTGATTCGAGGCCTGAAGATCGGAACCGTTATTCTATTGCTGGTTACCGTTTACCACCTGTTGACCGGAAATACCCGCCAAAGTTTGCAGCGCATTTTCGTGACGGTCGAGATGGACGACGTCGTCGAGGACGTGCTGCTGGATGACGTGGATTACGACGTGAAGAAACACAAGGTCGAGCCGGGTTACGTCGTGCCGAACATCATGCACTACACCTGGTACGACACGCGGCCTGAAAGACTTCGGTTTCGTTTTCACCACCTGATCAGCATGCTCAGCGCGTACAAATACAACAAGCCGCAAGCGATTTACCTGTGGTACGAGATAATGCCGCGAGGTCCGATCTGGCGCGAGGCGTTGGAACGAATTCCGGTGCTGCATCCCATTTATCGCAAAGGGCCCGCCGAGATTTTCGGCAATCAAATCCGCACGCCCGAACACCAGTCGGATCTGGTGCGTTTAGAGACCGTTTTGCGCTACGGCGGGATTTACACGGATTTGGACATAATCGTGCTGAAATCGATGGCGCCGTTGCGCAAGTTCAACACCACTCTGGGCAAAGAGGAAGATGATAAGCTTTGCAACGGCGTCATCATCGGCACCAGGCAGGCGAAATTCTTGAAGATCTGGTACAAACATTACCAGACGTTCGACGATAAAGTATGGGGCTATCATTCGGTGCAGCTGCCGGCGATCTTAGCCGAAAAATACCCGGCGCTCGTGCACGTCGAAGAGACCAGTTTACACCGACCCAACTGGCGACCGGAGAACAGACGCTACCTGTACGAACAGGGCCTGTTTTTCAACTATTCACAAAACTACGCCGTTCATTTGTACTACCGCTGGTATAATTACGACCACAACGCCGAGGATATCAAAACGTTGGACAGCACATTGGGGCGCATATTTCGTCAAGTGTATTACGGGTCGCCGGATTTAATGGGAATTCCGAAAAATGTATCGATTCCGACGCGAGTCGATGCATTGTTACCAGGATAA
- the LOC141911025 gene encoding deoxyribodipyrimidine photo-lyase-like, with translation MPPPKKKAKTDDGSSNTAGAAGAAAAAAAAGGTDIIERLELSRSQFAKSIADFKFNKKRVRVLSKAQDIPDASRGVVYWMARDQRLHDNWAVLYAQRLALKLKLPLHVCFCLVPKFLEATIRHYGFMLSGLREIERDCRRLNISFHLLDGYAKDVLPDFVRDNQIGAVITDFSPLREPQQWVKDVTKLLPKNIAFCQVDAHNVVPCWEASPKLEYGARTIRRKIQDQLGEYLTQFPSVAEHPHSADTKPEPIDWDSVKSGLQVDRTVGEVDWAVPGSTDGLRTLDEFCKIRLKHFGSDRNNPNKKALSNLSPWIHFGQISVQRCVLEVNQYRGRFKESVDAYVEESVIRRELADNFCYYNPKYDSIEGAYDWAKTSLKLHEKDERPYLYTRQELETAKTHDDLWNAAQLQMVKEGKMHGFLRMYWAKKILEWTESPKIALETAIYLNDRYELDGRDPNGFVGCAWSICGIHDQGWAERSVFGKIRYMNYAGCKRKFDVAEFVRKYKAVSYPYKKKKGKTSADAPDASPGSLDKFVTKKKRSK, from the exons ATGCCCCCGCCTAAAAAGAAAGCGAAAACTGACGATGGTTCTTCGAATACTGCGGGTGCTGcgggtgctgctgctgctgctgctgctgctggtggtacAGATATAATCGAAAGACTCGAATTGA GTCGAAGTCAGTTCGCAAAATCGATCGCCGATTTCAAGTTCAACAAAAAAAGAGTTCGAGTCCTGTCTAAAGCTCAGGATATACCGGACGCGAGTCGAGGCGTCGTCTATTGGATGGCTCGAGATCAAAGGCTTCACG ATAATTGGGCGGTATTGTACGCTCAGCGTTTGGCGTTGAAGCTGAAGTTACCGCTTCACGTTTGTTTCTGTTTGGTGCCGAAGTTCCTCGAAGCGACGATTCGTCATTACGGGTTCATGTTGTCCGGGTTACGCGAAATCGAACGCGACTGTCGGCGATTGAACATCTCGTTTCACCTGTTGGACGGCTACGCGAAGGACGTTTTGCCCGATTTCGTGCGCGACAACCAAATCGGAGCGGTGATCACCGATTTCAGTCCGCTTCGAGAACCGCAACAGTGGGTGAAAGACGTCACGAAATTGTTACCGAAAAATATCGCGTTTTGTCAG GTCGATGCTCATAACGTTGTCCCGTGTTGGGAGGCGTCTCCGAAACTAGAATACGGAGCGCGGACTATCAGGCGTAAAATACAGGACCAACTCGGCGAATATCTGACCCAGTTCCCGTCCGTTGCCGAACATCCTCATTCAGCCGATACAAAACCAGAG CCGATTGACTGGGACTCGGTGAAGTCAGGTTTACAAGTCGACCGTACGGTCGGTGAGGTTGACTGGGCCGTGCCCGGATCGACCGACGGGTTGCGTACGCTCGACGAGTTCTGTAAAATCAGACTGAAACATTTCGGCTCCGATCGAAATAATCCGAATAAAAAGGCGCTGTCGAATCTATCGCCATGGATACACTTCG GTCAGATATCGGTACAACGTTGCGTGCTGGAAGTGAATCAGTATCGCGGTCGATTCAAAGAATCAGTCGATGCTTACGTGGAGGAATCGGTGATTCGTCGTGAGTTGGCGGATAATTTCTGTTATTACAATCCGAAATACGATTCCATCGAAG GTGCGTACGATTGGGCGAAAACATCGTTGAAACTGCATGAAAAAGACGAACGACCGTATTTATACACGAGACAAGAATTAGAAACGGCTAAAACGCACGACGACCTGTGGAATGCAGCTCAG ttGCAAATGGTGAAAGAAGGTAAAATGCACGGGTTTCTGAGGATGTATTGGGCAAAGAAGATTTTAGAGTGGACCGAAAGCCCGAAGATAGCGTTAGAGACCGCCATTTATTTGAACGATCGATATGAACTGGACGGCCGAGATCCAAATGGATTTGTcg GATGTGCCTGGTCTATATGCGGCATACACGATCAGGGTTGGGCCGAACGCAGCGTGTTCGGTAAGATTCGCTACATGAACTACGCCGGTTGCAAACGTAAATTCGACGTGGCCGAATTCGTCAGGAAATACAAAGCCGTTTCCTATCCGTACAAGAAAAAAAAGGGCAAAACCTCGGCGGATGCGCCAGACGCGTCGCCGGGATCGCTGGATAAATTCGTCACCAAAAAGAAGCGCTCAAAATAA